Within the Micromonospora citrea genome, the region CAGTTCATCGACCTGTCAGTGCCGGTCCGGGACGACGCGGGTCTGGCGCCCGTGCTGGAATGGGCCCGCGCCCGCCTGGACCGCCCGTTGACGGTGGAGGACCTGGCGCGTCGGGCGTCGATGAGCCCGCGCACGTTCTATCGGCGGCTACACGCGGCCACCGGCACGACACCGGTGCAGTGGCTGCTCCAGCAGCGCCTGGCCCGGGCGCAGGATCTGCTGGAGACGACCGGCCTGTCGATGGAGAAGATCGGCGAGCTGAGCGGGCTCGGCACCGCCAACAACCTCCGTCACCACTTCCTGAAGCAGGTCGGGGTGTCGCCGCGCGAATACCGGCGGGCCTTCTCCCGGACGGTGCGGCAGCCGCACGTCGCCTGACACTGCGGACGTCGGGGGTGCGGCGCCCGGTCCGACCGTGGGCACGGCGGGCCGGGCAGCGATGGGCTTGACCCGGCGCCGGACCACCGAACGGGGGCGACCGCCGGGCCGTCGGCCACGGCGCCGACGCCGCTGTGGGCCGTGCCGCCGGCGATCCACGAGGACGAGGCATGAACGGCGCACACCGCTGGTGGCCGAACGTTGACGGTTCCCGTGTGGATCGCCGGCGGCGCATCCCGCCGCTGCCGGTCGGTCCGCAGCCGGTGGCTGCGCCGCCCGGCAGCGGCGTGGCGTGGCGTGGCGTCAGAGCGCCGCGGGCTGCTCCGCGGCGGGCCTCGCGCCGTCCGCGAGCTTCAGCCAGACGACCCCCGCGATGATCACAGCCAGCCAGAACGCCCGGGTGGGAGTGAGGGACTCGTCGAAGAACACCGGGCCGAGGACGGCCGCGCCGACGGCGCCGATGCCCGCCCAGACGGCGTAGCCGATGCCGACATCGATGTTCCGCAGGGCGAGGCTGAGGCAGAAGAGCGTCAGGAGGAAGAAGACGACGGCGGAGACGGACCAGCCGATGCGGGTGAATCCTTCGCTGCCGCCGACGCTGAGCGCGTAGCCGACTTCGAACGCTCCGGCCAGGAGCAGCACGAGCCAGGCGCCGGCCTTCGTGTGGTGTCGGGCAACTGCCGCGGTCATGGAAGTGGTCCTTTCGATCGGGTCGAGGGTGTGGACGGGGCCGGCGTGAGCGCCGGCCGGTCGGTCACGCCGCTCCACTGAGCTGCAGTCCGACGACGCCGCCGATGACGACGAGGATGCCGAGGAGTTTCCGCACGCTCAGGCGCTGCCCGATGAACAGCGCGCCGACGACGACGATCCCGACCCCCGCCACGGAGGTCCAGAGCGCGTAGCCGACGCCGACGTCGAAGGTCAGCAGCGCCAGGCTGAGGAAGAAGGTCGCGATCGCGCCGCTGACGAGGGTCGCGACGGTCCACCACAGGTGGGTGAAGCCTCTCGCCTTGCTCGCCGCGAAGGCCACCGTGATCTCGAAGACGACGGCGATGCCCAGGTGGATCCAGTTCATGCTGTTCCTTTCGTTAGCGGGGAGAAGGGGTGCGCGCGCCGTCCGGTGGCGAGGAGGCGGAAGCGCTCGAACGGCTCCAGTGCCCGTGCGACAGGCAGGCGGTGCACGGGGACGGGCAGGGCGGAACGGTCGATCCGGAACGCGGGGTAGCTTCCGCGATAGTCGAATCCGTACGCCGCGACGGTGTCGGCGTCCACGGCGACGTGGACTCGCCCGACCCCGTGGTCGAGGGCGAAGCGGTAGCACAGGCCGCACGGCTCGCCCGTCGCCAGCAGCCGGGTGCCCGCCAGGTCGCCGCCGTCGCGGTCGCGCAGCGCGGCCCGCATCGCGACGATCTCGGCGTGCGCGGTCGGGTCTCCCGATTCCCGTACGAGGTTGACCCCGGGCGTCGAGACGTAGCCGTCCTCGCCGACGAGCACGCCCACGAACGGCAGGCCGCCGCCCTCGACGTGGCGGACGCCGAACTGCACCGCGTCGGCCATGAGCGACGCCAGCGCCGCGTCGGTCCAGCTCATCGCGGTGACTCCCGACCGGCCGCCTCGTCCACGGCCCTCTTCAGGCGGTTCGCGTCGAGCACCCCGGAATGGAGGCGGCCACCGATGCGGAAGCTGGGCACGGCGCGTACGCCCACCGAATCGGCCGCGTACCGTTGGTCGGCGAGTTGGCGGGAGCGTCGTGCCTCGCTCGCCAGCGAGCGTTGCACCTCGGACCGGTCGAGACCGACCGCGGCGCCGACGTCGACGATCACCTCGTCATCGCCGATGTCGCGGTCGTGCTGGAAGAACGCGCGGAACATCGCCGACGAGTACTCCCGCGCGACGCCGCGTTCCGTCGCCAGTTGCAGGGCCATGAACGCCTTGGCGGTGCGTGGCTGCGGAGAAACCGAGGGCAGGACGACGTCCACGCCGAGCCGCCGCGCCAGCGGGTGGACGGAGGCGCGCCAGACCCGTGGCAGGTAGTCGTCCTCCGGCCTCAGCGTCGGCACCGGATCGGGTCGCAGCTCGTACGGCCGGACGACGACCTCGACGTCGCGTTCGCGCTCCAGTTCCGCCACCGCGTCCTCGACGAGGAAGCAGTAGGGGCACACGTAGTCCACGAACAGCTCCACAGTGGTGGTGCTCACTCTTCCCCGCTCCGCTGCGGAACCGAGGTTGGCTGTGCATACATGTGTCGGCTTCGGGGCGGCGTCGATGGAGCCCCGACGGCTGCCGCACTCAAGTGCATGTGCATGCAAGTAAACTACCACGCTTCTCCGTCGTGGCAAGCCCGCACCGTGCACGCCCCTGAGGCCGGCCGCCGCCGGGCCGGCGGGCCCGCAGGGGCTGGTCCGGCGGCTCGATCACGAGGCGGCGGCCGGTGTGCGACGGGGTGCGCCCCAACCCTCCGCCAGCCGCGACGGATGCAGATTGCGTCCGCCGCCGTAGAACTCGAGGAACTTCATGATCAGCGGATCCCACCGGTCCGGGTCGATGTACCGGGTCGAGCCTGCCATGAGCAGGTCCTGCTCGACGTGCACCCGCACGACCTGCACGTCGATCGCGACGACGCCGGAGCCCTCCTCGCCGAACGGGTGGATCCGGTTCACCACCGCCTCGAGGTGGACCGGGCACTCCGCGACCCTGGGCGGCGCGACCTTGTCCGACGGCACGGGTGTCAGGCCCGCCGCGCCGAACTTGTCGGCCTCGTGCCGGTACCCCTTGCGGAGCTTGTGGTCGGGGACGGTCGGCGTGCCGGTCAGCAGCGCGAGCCGGTCGACGGCGCCCACGAGCCCCGCGTCCGCCAGGTTGAGCACGCATTCGCCGGTGCGGGCCAGGTTGAGCGTGGTCTGGGAGGTCTCGTCCAGGCCGAGCATGCCCGAGGACCCCACCCAGAACGCCGACGACATCGGCGCGAGGTTTGCGGAACCGTCCTCGTTGGAGGAGCTGATCAGTACGACCGGGGTGCCGAAGTAGAGCACTCGCGGTTCGGCGACGTGATGCATGATGGCGACTGTGCCAACGAAAGGCCCGCCGCCGCTGGCGGGAAACGGACGGCGAACTGGATCGATGCGCCCGCGCCCGGTGGCACCGGGACGGTCCCGTGGTCGCCGTCGGGCCGGGTCCGACCGGTGGTTGGCGCGACCGGTCGGCGATGCCGTCGAAGGGTGGTGTCGACCGAACGGCCTCCCGCCGACCGTTGAATCTGACGCAACGATCGTGGCGCACACCCGTCTTGATCGTCTCCTGGCGCTCGCGGAGAGTAGTTGGCGTCACCCCCGCACAAAGCGCAAAGGACATCGACGTGACGCACCGCAAGATCGTGGCCGGGCTGTTCATCTCCGCCGACGGCGTGGTCGGCGCCCCCGAGCAGTGGACCTTCCAGCACATGGACGACCAGGCGGCGACGGCCATCGGCGGGCTGATCGCCGACGCCGACACGATGCTGTTGGGCCGGCGCACCTACGAGGAGTTCGCCGGCTACTGGGCCAGCCAGACCGGTCCGATGGCCGACGCCATGAACGGGATCCGCAAGATCGTGGCGTCCACCACCCTGACCGCGCCCGACTGGGCCAACAGCGAGGTCCTCGACGGCGACCTGGTGCGGCGGCTGACCGAACTCAGGCAGCAGCCGGGCCGCAACATCAACATCTCCGGCAGCATCCGGGTCGTCCGCACCCTGCTCGAGGCCGGGCTGATCGACGACCTGCACCTGATGGTGTTCCCCGTCGCGCTCGGCGAGGGGATGCGGCTGTTCCCCGAGCAGGGCAAGCGGATCGACATGACGCTCGAAGGCGCCACGACGTTCCGCACCGGCGTGGTCCACCTGCACTACCGGATCGGAGGCTGACCCCATGTCCTTCCAGGCGTACCTCGACGCGATCGAGGACAAGACCGGCAAGACCCCGCGCGCCCTGGTCGACGAGGCCGTACAGCGCGGCCACCACGCCGCCGACGTCAAGGCCGGCGTCATCGTCGACTGGCTCAAGAACGACTACGGCCTCGGCCGCGGCCACGCGATGGCCCTGGTCCACGTCATCAGGAACGGGCCGAAGATCAGTGCCAAGCACGTCGGTTCCGCCGGTTCGCACCGGGACGCCACCGACACCCTCTGGCTCGACGGCAAGGCGACCCGGCCGACCTGACCCCCCGTCGCGGCGCGGGCCTGCCGGGGCGGGCGACCCGACCCGGCAGGCCGCCGAGATCGCCGCGCGGAGGGCGGCGCGCCGGGCGACCGCCGAGGCCGTACCTCCGCGGGGCGGCGCCGTCGTGGTCCACCGCCGCCGCCACCCACGCGGCCCGCCCGTCGCGACGCAGGGTCCTCGGCACATCGACGCAACGCTTATCCTGTGCCCCGACCGCACCACCGGAAGGGATCGCATGCCGTCGCGGCAGGACCAGCTGCACTCGTACCAGTTCACCGTCCAGCGGGCGGTCGCCGCCCTGGTGATGCGGGAGACCGACCCGGCGCAGTCGCCGTTCCGGCGGTTGGCCGGCGCGGCCCTGGCCAGCGTCCTGGTCGCGGCCATCGGCCTGGGCGGCTTCGCGCTCTACGGCCTCTTCGCCGGCGGCGGCAAGACGTGGCGCGACCCGGGCGCGGTGATCGTGGAGAAGGAGTCCGGCGCGCGGTTCGTCTACCGGGAGCAGAAGCTGCACCCCGTGCTCAACTACGCCTCCGCTCTGCTGATCATCGGCGCGGACCGGCCGAAGACCGTGCTCGTCTCCCGCCGGGCCATCGACGGCGTGCCGCGTGGGCTGCCGCTGGGCATCGCCGACGCCCCCGACTCGCTACCCGCCCGGGGCCGGCTCTCCACGGCGCCGTGGACGGTCTGTTCGGTGGCCTCCCCCGGCGAGGACCGGTCGGCGCCGCGGTCGGCGCTGCTCATCGGCGCGGCCGGCACCGGCGGCCGGGCCCTCGGCGAGGACGCCCTGCTGCTGCGCGATCCCGACGGCGGGCTGCACCTGGTCTGGCACCAGCGGCGGCACCTCCTGCGCGATCCCAACCGGGTGCTCGCCGCCCTGGCGGCCACCCGGGCCCGGGCGGTTCCGGTGGCGCCCGCACTGCTCAACAGCCTGCCGGCCGGCGCCGACCTGGCCCCGCTGGCCCTGCCCGGCGAGGGGGAGCCGTCGGCCCGGGTGGACCGGGCGCGGATCGGCGACGTCTACCTGGTGCGCAACTCCGGCGGCGGCCGGCAGTACGCCGTCGCGCTGCGCGACGGCCTGGCCGGCATCACCGAGTTGCAGGCCGGCCTGCTGCTCGCCCGCACCGGCCAGGGCGAGCCGGAGCCGATCACCCTCGGGCGCTTCGCCGCGCTGCCCAAGCTGCCCGACCTCGCGCCGACCGGGCCGACCGCCCCGCCGACCGCGCCGCCCCGACTGGCCGCGCCCGAGGGGGCCGCGCTCTGCGTGCGGGTCGGCGACGACGGGGCGAGCGAGGTCACGCTCGGCGTACGCCTGCCCGACCTCGCCGCCGCGCCGCGCACCGCGCCCTCGTCGACCGGCGACGGGGTGCGGGCCGACCACGTCGTGGTGGAGCCGGGCCGGGGCGCCGTGGTCGAGTCGGTCGCGGCGCCCGACGCTTCCGGCGGCGCGATCTCCGTGGTCACCGACCTGGGCCGGCGGTACGTGCTCGCCAGCGGCGAGGTGCTCGGCATGCTGGGCTACCGCGACGTGCGGCCGGTGCGGCTGCCGGCCAGCCTGGTCAGCCTGGTGCCCGCCGGCGCGACCCTCGACCCCGCCGCCGCGCGCGTCGTCGCCACCCCCGCCTGACCCCGCCGGGCGCGGCGCGGCCGTCCAGGTCGGCGCGGCCGGTCACCGTCGGTCCCGGCGGTGCGGCGGAGGCGGCGGGCGCGGCTCAGCCGGCGGGGCGGCGCAGCACGGTGACGGCGAAGTCGGCGTCGTCGTGCCAGCGGCGCAGGTCCCAGGTGGCGAAGCGGTGTTCCAGCCGCAGCCCGGCGGCGACGGCGTCGGCGTCGAACTCCGTGAGCGGGTAGCCGCGGTCGGTGCCGAAGCCCACCGCCACCACGCCGTCGGGGCGCAGGTGGGTGGCGACCCGGCGGAGCACCTCCCGTTCGGTGCCGGGCGCGACGAAGGCCAGCACGTTGCCGGCGATCACGGCGGCGTCGAAGGGCTCCGGTTCGCCGGCCGCCGCCAGGTCCAGCTCCGCCAGGTCGGCCACCAGCCACCGCGGGCCCGGGTGGTCGGCGCGGGCGGCGTCGACCAGCGCCGGGTCGGCGTCCACGCCGACGACCGTGTGCCCGCGCGCGGCCAGCGCCGCGCCCACCCGGCCGGTGCCGCTGCCCGCGTCGAGGATCCGGGAGCCCGGCGGGACCAGGGCGTCCAGCAGACGGGCCTCGCCGGCCAGGTCCGCCCCCTCGGCGGCCAGCCGGCGGAACCGGTCGATGTACCACTGC harbors:
- a CDS encoding DMT family transporter; its protein translation is MNWIHLGIAVVFEITVAFAASKARGFTHLWWTVATLVSGAIATFFLSLALLTFDVGVGYALWTSVAGVGIVVVGALFIGQRLSVRKLLGILVVIGGVVGLQLSGAA
- a CDS encoding DMT family transporter produces the protein MTAAVARHHTKAGAWLVLLLAGAFEVGYALSVGGSEGFTRIGWSVSAVVFFLLTLFCLSLALRNIDVGIGYAVWAGIGAVGAAVLGPVFFDESLTPTRAFWLAVIIAGVVWLKLADGARPAAEQPAAL
- a CDS encoding nucleoside deaminase is translated as MSWTDAALASLMADAVQFGVRHVEGGGLPFVGVLVGEDGYVSTPGVNLVRESGDPTAHAEIVAMRAALRDRDGGDLAGTRLLATGEPCGLCYRFALDHGVGRVHVAVDADTVAAYGFDYRGSYPAFRIDRSALPVPVHRLPVARALEPFERFRLLATGRRAHPFSPLTKGTA
- a CDS encoding dihydrofolate reductase family protein; its protein translation is MTHRKIVAGLFISADGVVGAPEQWTFQHMDDQAATAIGGLIADADTMLLGRRTYEEFAGYWASQTGPMADAMNGIRKIVASTTLTAPDWANSEVLDGDLVRRLTELRQQPGRNINISGSIRVVRTLLEAGLIDDLHLMVFPVALGEGMRLFPEQGKRIDMTLEGATTFRTGVVHLHYRIGG
- a CDS encoding DsbA family oxidoreductase, with protein sequence MSTTTVELFVDYVCPYCFLVEDAVAELERERDVEVVVRPYELRPDPVPTLRPEDDYLPRVWRASVHPLARRLGVDVVLPSVSPQPRTAKAFMALQLATERGVAREYSSAMFRAFFQHDRDIGDDEVIVDVGAAVGLDRSEVQRSLASEARRSRQLADQRYAADSVGVRAVPSFRIGGRLHSGVLDANRLKRAVDEAAGRESPR
- the eccB gene encoding type VII secretion protein EccB — protein: MPSRQDQLHSYQFTVQRAVAALVMRETDPAQSPFRRLAGAALASVLVAAIGLGGFALYGLFAGGGKTWRDPGAVIVEKESGARFVYREQKLHPVLNYASALLIIGADRPKTVLVSRRAIDGVPRGLPLGIADAPDSLPARGRLSTAPWTVCSVASPGEDRSAPRSALLIGAAGTGGRALGEDALLLRDPDGGLHLVWHQRRHLLRDPNRVLAALAATRARAVPVAPALLNSLPAGADLAPLALPGEGEPSARVDRARIGDVYLVRNSGGGRQYAVALRDGLAGITELQAGLLLARTGQGEPEPITLGRFAALPKLPDLAPTGPTAPPTAPPRLAAPEGAALCVRVGDDGASEVTLGVRLPDLAAAPRTAPSSTGDGVRADHVVVEPGRGAVVESVAAPDASGGAISVVTDLGRRYVLASGEVLGMLGYRDVRPVRLPASLVSLVPAGATLDPAAARVVATPA
- a CDS encoding DUF4287 domain-containing protein; this encodes MSFQAYLDAIEDKTGKTPRALVDEAVQRGHHAADVKAGVIVDWLKNDYGLGRGHAMALVHVIRNGPKISAKHVGSAGSHRDATDTLWLDGKATRPT
- a CDS encoding class I SAM-dependent methyltransferase, with amino-acid sequence MGKPTRWVTETGPEHSQWYIDRFRRLAAEGADLAGEARLLDALVPPGSRILDAGSGTGRVGAALAARGHTVVGVDADPALVDAARADHPGPRWLVADLAELDLAAAGEPEPFDAAVIAGNVLAFVAPGTEREVLRRVATHLRPDGVVAVGFGTDRGYPLTEFDADAVAAGLRLEHRFATWDLRRWHDDADFAVTVLRRPAG
- a CDS encoding flavin reductase family protein — protein: MHHVAEPRVLYFGTPVVLISSSNEDGSANLAPMSSAFWVGSSGMLGLDETSQTTLNLARTGECVLNLADAGLVGAVDRLALLTGTPTVPDHKLRKGYRHEADKFGAAGLTPVPSDKVAPPRVAECPVHLEAVVNRIHPFGEEGSGVVAIDVQVVRVHVEQDLLMAGSTRYIDPDRWDPLIMKFLEFYGGGRNLHPSRLAEGWGAPRRTPAAAS